In Magnetospirillum sp. XM-1, a single window of DNA contains:
- the recA gene encoding recombinase RecA: protein MSQAALRLVDKDTMDRQKALEAAVSQIERAFGKGSIMKMGQKDQVVETEVISTGSLGLDVALGIGGLPRGRIIEVYGPESSGKTTLALHVIAEAQKKGGTCAFVDAEHALDPVYARKLGVNLDELLISQPDAGEQALEIADTLVRSGAIDVLVVDSVAALVPRAELEGEMGDNHMGLHARLMSQALRKLTGSVSKSKTIVIFINQIRMKIGVMFGNPETTTGGNALKFYASVRMEIRRVGAIKDRDEVVGNQTRVKVVKNKLAPPFKVVDFDIMYGEGVSKMGELIDLGVKANVVEKSGAWFSYNSTRIGQGRENAKQFLRDNPAMAAEIEGVIRQNAGLISEALAGGPGDLDGTPVEE from the coding sequence ATGTCTCAGGCTGCGTTGCGTCTCGTGGACAAGGATACCATGGATAGACAGAAGGCTTTGGAAGCCGCCGTCAGCCAGATCGAGCGGGCGTTCGGCAAGGGCTCCATCATGAAGATGGGCCAGAAGGACCAGGTGGTCGAGACCGAGGTGATCTCCACCGGGTCGCTGGGCCTGGACGTGGCCCTTGGCATCGGCGGCCTGCCGCGCGGGCGCATCATCGAGGTCTACGGGCCGGAAAGCTCGGGCAAGACCACGCTGGCGCTGCACGTCATCGCCGAGGCCCAGAAAAAAGGCGGCACCTGCGCCTTCGTCGACGCCGAGCATGCGCTCGACCCCGTCTACGCCCGCAAGCTGGGCGTCAATCTGGACGAATTGCTGATCAGCCAGCCCGACGCCGGCGAGCAGGCGCTGGAAATCGCCGATACCCTGGTGCGTTCGGGCGCCATCGACGTCCTGGTGGTGGATTCGGTCGCCGCCCTGGTGCCGCGCGCCGAGCTGGAAGGCGAGATGGGCGACAACCACATGGGCCTGCATGCCCGCCTGATGAGCCAGGCGCTGCGCAAGCTGACCGGTTCGGTGTCCAAGTCCAAGACCATCGTCATCTTCATCAACCAGATCCGCATGAAGATCGGCGTGATGTTCGGCAACCCGGAAACCACCACCGGCGGCAACGCGCTGAAGTTCTACGCCTCGGTGCGCATGGAGATCCGCCGGGTCGGCGCCATCAAGGACCGCGACGAGGTGGTGGGCAACCAGACCCGCGTCAAGGTGGTGAAGAACAAGCTGGCCCCCCCGTTCAAGGTGGTGGATTTCGACATCATGTACGGCGAGGGCGTGTCCAAGATGGGCGAGCTCATCGATCTCGGCGTCAAGGCCAACGTGGTGGAGAAGTCGGGGGCGTGGTTCTCCTACAATTCCACCCGCATCGGCCAGGGCCGCGAGAACGCCAAGCAGTTCCTGCGCGACAACCCGGCCATGGCCGCCGAGATCGAAGGGGTCATCCGCCAGAATGCCGGTCTCATTTCCGAGGCCCTGGCCGGCGGTCCCGGCGATCTGGACGGCACCCCGGTCGAGGAATAA
- a CDS encoding PAS domain-containing sensor histidine kinase, translating into MKLRTEFIPSPLVLSLAASVAGTALLGIAEAGWPSIAAGVLVSAVSGGVLLRRRRRPAGDASVLAGALDSESRAVLVAASDGRELYRNQAARRLLGGAADPLAPLKARAADDDRALAELERLDAAAAVGAPRRTEVSVVSAGGGREWFALEVRPAGSAQAVAWTIEDISPRRAIEETLRRENELLSDFVDLLPVGCYSADADGTVRYVNQRLAEWLGKSGDEIVGHNLAEVFGTVPNPEEERAELRLRGRSGEVFQALVAHSVFDEGGEMFTRSVVVRDLVPEQQWEKALRAAERRFRWLFDDAPVGIALVDLDGAIGACNLALQAMLGIDRDDMVGRPVIDVIAEDNRAAASEQLGKVIAGSTPGTHLEVRLKGRRNLIAQLFVSPSHEDGDISGLVIHFIDATEQRNLEMQFAQSQKMQAMGQLAGGVAHDFNNLLTAMIGFCDLLLQRHGAGDPSFADIMQVKQNANRAASLVRQLLAFSRRQALQPRLLNVTDALAELSNLLRRLLGETIELRMTHGRALGLVRVDPGQFDQVIINLAVNARDAMPGGGALAIRTNAVHVDQPVQRGPELMPAGDYVLIEVIDTGTGIGKENLARIFEPFFSTKEVGAGTGLGLSTVYGIVRQTDGFIFVESEPGQGATFSIYLPRIDADPAAETRRPTQQAEASGADLTGSGTILLVEDEDAVRLFGARALRNKGYTVIEARSGEQAMEVLNGGEPIAVLISDVVMPGMDGVTLARFVRMERPAIKVILISGYSEDVARDGIDPDAGIHFLPKPFSLKQLAGAVKQVMEEG; encoded by the coding sequence GTGAAATTGCGCACTGAGTTCATTCCCTCCCCGCTGGTCCTCAGCCTGGCCGCCTCGGTGGCCGGGACCGCGCTGCTGGGAATCGCCGAGGCCGGCTGGCCTTCCATCGCCGCCGGCGTCCTGGTCTCGGCGGTGTCGGGGGGGGTGCTGCTGCGCCGGCGCCGCCGTCCGGCGGGCGACGCGTCCGTCCTGGCCGGGGCGCTGGACTCGGAAAGCCGCGCCGTGCTGGTGGCGGCCTCCGACGGGCGCGAGCTGTACCGCAATCAGGCGGCGCGCCGCCTGCTGGGAGGGGCCGCCGACCCCCTGGCCCCGCTCAAGGCGCGGGCCGCGGACGACGACCGCGCCCTGGCCGAGCTGGAGCGCCTGGACGCGGCGGCCGCGGTGGGCGCGCCCCGGCGCACCGAGGTCAGCGTGGTCTCGGCCGGCGGCGGGCGCGAGTGGTTCGCGCTGGAGGTCCGGCCGGCCGGCAGCGCTCAGGCGGTGGCCTGGACCATCGAGGACATCAGTCCGCGCCGCGCCATCGAGGAGACCCTGCGGCGCGAGAACGAACTTCTCTCCGACTTCGTCGACCTGCTGCCGGTGGGCTGCTATTCGGCGGATGCCGACGGCACGGTGCGCTACGTCAACCAGCGTCTGGCCGAATGGCTGGGCAAGAGCGGCGACGAGATCGTCGGCCATAATCTGGCCGAGGTGTTCGGCACCGTGCCCAATCCCGAGGAGGAGCGCGCCGAACTGCGCCTGCGCGGCCGGTCGGGCGAGGTCTTCCAGGCCCTGGTCGCCCATTCGGTGTTTGACGAGGGCGGCGAGATGTTCACCCGCTCGGTCGTGGTGCGCGATCTGGTGCCCGAGCAGCAATGGGAAAAGGCGCTGCGCGCCGCCGAGCGCCGCTTCCGCTGGCTGTTCGACGACGCGCCGGTGGGCATCGCCCTGGTGGACCTGGACGGGGCCATCGGCGCCTGCAATCTGGCGCTTCAGGCCATGCTGGGCATCGACCGCGACGACATGGTGGGCCGTCCGGTGATCGACGTCATCGCCGAGGATAATCGCGCCGCCGCCTCGGAACAGCTGGGCAAGGTCATCGCCGGCTCGACGCCCGGCACCCATCTGGAGGTGCGGCTGAAAGGGCGGCGCAACCTCATCGCCCAACTGTTCGTCAGCCCCAGCCACGAGGACGGCGACATCTCGGGTCTGGTCATCCACTTCATCGACGCCACCGAGCAGCGCAACCTGGAAATGCAGTTCGCCCAGAGCCAGAAGATGCAGGCCATGGGCCAGCTGGCCGGCGGCGTGGCCCACGACTTCAACAACCTGCTCACCGCCATGATCGGCTTTTGCGACCTGCTGCTGCAGCGTCACGGGGCGGGCGATCCCAGCTTCGCCGACATCATGCAGGTCAAGCAGAACGCCAACCGTGCCGCCTCGCTGGTGCGCCAGCTGCTGGCCTTCTCGCGCCGTCAGGCGCTGCAGCCGCGCCTGTTGAACGTCACCGACGCCCTGGCGGAACTCTCCAACCTGCTGCGCCGCCTGCTGGGCGAGACCATCGAACTGCGCATGACCCACGGCCGCGCGCTTGGCCTGGTGCGCGTCGATCCCGGCCAGTTCGATCAGGTCATCATCAACCTCGCCGTCAACGCCCGCGACGCCATGCCGGGCGGTGGGGCCCTCGCCATCCGCACCAACGCCGTCCACGTGGACCAGCCGGTCCAGCGCGGCCCCGAACTGATGCCGGCCGGCGATTACGTGCTGATCGAGGTGATCGACACCGGCACCGGCATCGGCAAGGAAAACCTGGCGCGCATTTTCGAGCCGTTCTTCTCCACCAAGGAGGTGGGGGCGGGCACCGGTCTGGGCCTGTCCACCGTCTACGGCATCGTGCGCCAGACCGACGGCTTCATCTTCGTGGAATCCGAGCCCGGCCAGGGCGCCACCTTCTCCATCTACCTGCCGCGCATCGACGCCGACCCGGCGGCCGAGACCCGGCGCCCCACCCAGCAGGCCGAAGCCTCCGGCGCCGACCTTACCGGCTCGGGCACCATCTTGCTGGTCGAGGACGAGGACGCCGTGCGGCTGTTCGGCGCCCGCGCGCTCCGCAACAAGGGCTACACGGTGATCGAGGCCCGCTCGGGCGAACAGGCCATGGAGGTCCTGAACGGCGGCGAGCCCATCGCCGTGCTGATTTCCGACGTGGTCATGCCCGGCATGGACGGCGTGACGCTGGCCCGCTTCGTGCGCATGGAGCGCCCGGCCATCAAGGTCATCCTCATCTCCGGCTATTCCGAGGACGTCGCCCGCGACGGCATCGACCCCGATGCCGGCATCCACTTCCTGCCCAAGCCCTTCTCGCTGAAACAGCTGGCCGGGGCGGTGAAGCAGGTGATGGAAGAGGGGTAG
- the flhB gene encoding flagellar biosynthesis protein FlhB, whose product MADDAEDKTEEPTDRKLSQAREQGNIPTSQEVKIWAGLVGSLTIVALFAPYMAQDVQRLMLPFIEHPHAFPMEQPDVGQLLAEVTVSMIKILIMPMMLLMVLAVAAAMSQSGLMFLPDKLTMDFTKLSPMKGITRIFSGRNLVEFVKSVFKVGAIGFVIFLVLKSHMSEYAGLAALELMAVMEYLRHQVLAMIMIVVLLVFALAAADWFYQRWSFNQQMKMTKQEIKDEHKQTEGDPMIKGRLRALRMQRARQRMMAAVPKASVVVTNPTHYAVALQYDQDSMGAPVLVAKGVDLIAKRIRDLATENEVPIVENPPLARALYATVDLDEEIPPEHYKTVAEIIGYVMKLKGEIAH is encoded by the coding sequence ATGGCCGACGACGCCGAAGACAAAACAGAAGAGCCAACAGACCGAAAACTGAGCCAGGCCCGCGAGCAGGGCAACATTCCCACCTCCCAGGAGGTGAAGATCTGGGCCGGTCTGGTCGGCTCGCTGACCATCGTCGCCCTGTTCGCGCCCTATATGGCCCAGGACGTCCAGCGCCTGATGCTCCCCTTCATCGAGCATCCCCACGCCTTTCCCATGGAACAGCCCGACGTGGGGCAGTTGCTGGCCGAGGTGACGGTCAGCATGATCAAGATCCTGATCATGCCCATGATGCTGCTGATGGTCCTGGCCGTCGCCGCCGCCATGTCCCAGAGCGGGCTGATGTTCCTGCCCGACAAGCTGACCATGGACTTCACCAAGCTGAGCCCCATGAAGGGCATCACGCGTATTTTCTCCGGCCGCAATCTGGTCGAGTTCGTCAAATCCGTGTTCAAGGTCGGCGCCATCGGCTTCGTCATCTTCCTGGTGCTGAAATCGCATATGAGCGAATACGCCGGCCTGGCGGCGCTCGAGCTGATGGCGGTGATGGAATACCTGCGCCATCAGGTGCTGGCCATGATCATGATCGTGGTGCTGCTGGTCTTCGCCCTGGCCGCCGCCGACTGGTTCTATCAGCGCTGGTCGTTCAACCAGCAGATGAAGATGACCAAGCAGGAGATCAAGGACGAGCACAAGCAGACCGAAGGCGACCCCATGATCAAGGGCCGCCTGCGCGCGTTGCGCATGCAGCGCGCCCGCCAGCGCATGATGGCCGCGGTGCCCAAGGCCAGCGTGGTGGTCACCAACCCGACCCATTACGCCGTGGCGCTGCAATACGACCAGGATTCCATGGGGGCTCCCGTCCTGGTGGCCAAGGGCGTCGACCTGATCGCCAAGCGCATCCGCGACCTCGCCACCGAGAACGAGGTGCCCATCGTCGAGAATCCGCCGCTTGCCCGCGCCCTTTACGCCACCGTGGACTTAGACGAGGAAATCCCCCCGGAGCACTACAAGACGGTGGCGGAAATCATCGGCTACGTCATGAAGCTGAAGGGTGAAATTGCGCACTGA
- the fliR gene encoding flagellar biosynthetic protein FliR produces MLTELLQLDIFRFFLVFTRIGAALMLFPGLGGSLVSTRIRLLLALSVAFVMLPVVGVTFPRVPGSVGGMLLAIFGEAVIGIYLGTVVMVIMSTLNMAGSMIGYQTGLTNAFSFDPIAQQQSQLLTGFLSNIGLVAVFATDLHHLMFQAVFESYALFPPGQPLQFGDYAETLGHLVTETFKVGTQFAAPLVVFGLVFYTGLGLLSRLVPQLQVFFVAMPVQVMIGMWLFMVAMPLIVTLFLRFFESGLMAYVQPR; encoded by the coding sequence GTGCTGACCGAACTGCTGCAGCTGGACATCTTCCGCTTCTTCCTGGTGTTCACCCGCATTGGCGCGGCGCTGATGCTGTTTCCCGGCCTGGGCGGCTCGCTGGTCTCGACCCGCATCCGCCTGCTGCTGGCGCTGTCGGTGGCCTTCGTCATGCTGCCGGTGGTGGGCGTCACCTTCCCGCGGGTGCCGGGTTCGGTGGGCGGCATGCTGCTCGCCATCTTCGGCGAGGCGGTGATCGGCATCTATCTCGGCACGGTGGTGATGGTGATCATGTCGACGCTGAACATGGCCGGTTCCATGATCGGCTATCAGACGGGTCTCACCAACGCCTTCTCGTTCGACCCCATCGCCCAGCAGCAGAGCCAGCTGCTGACCGGTTTCCTGTCCAATATCGGGCTGGTGGCGGTGTTCGCCACCGACCTGCATCATCTGATGTTCCAGGCGGTGTTCGAATCCTACGCCCTGTTTCCGCCGGGCCAGCCGCTGCAATTCGGCGATTACGCCGAGACGCTGGGCCATCTGGTCACCGAGACCTTCAAGGTCGGCACCCAGTTCGCCGCGCCCCTGGTGGTGTTCGGGCTGGTGTTCTACACTGGCCTCGGCCTGCTGTCGCGCCTCGTGCCCCAGTTGCAGGTGTTCTTCGTCGCCATGCCGGTGCAGGTGATGATCGGAATGTGGCTGTTCATGGTGGCGATGCCGCTGATCGTCACCTTGTTCCTGCGCTTCTTCGAATCCGGCCTGATGGCTTACGTCCAGCCGAGGTGA
- the fliQ gene encoding flagellar biosynthesis protein FliQ, with protein MTEPELIDIARESILVMLKVAAPTLLTGLVVGLVISIFQTLTQIQEQTLTFVPKMLLVFASMILFLPFMLHSLTEFWRMIMDRVIAGGG; from the coding sequence ATGACCGAACCCGAACTCATCGACATCGCCCGCGAATCCATCCTCGTCATGCTGAAGGTGGCGGCGCCCACCCTGCTGACCGGCCTGGTGGTGGGCCTGGTAATCTCCATCTTCCAGACGCTGACCCAGATTCAGGAACAGACCCTGACCTTCGTGCCGAAAATGCTGTTGGTCTTCGCGTCGATGATCCTGTTCCTGCCGTTCATGCTGCACTCGCTGACCGAGTTCTGGAGAATGATCATGGACCGCGTCATCGCCGGCGGCGGTTGA
- the fliE gene encoding flagellar hook-basal body complex protein FliE: protein MTSRLTDAISAYKTAANPFESVGKTSEAEGNGTDFASVLKDAAKVVVGDAKSAEKASMAAIAGKADIREVVAAVANAEMTLETVVNVRDKVINAYNEILRMPI, encoded by the coding sequence ATGACTTCTCGCCTCACCGACGCCATCTCCGCCTACAAGACCGCCGCCAATCCGTTCGAATCGGTGGGCAAGACCTCCGAGGCCGAGGGCAACGGCACCGATTTCGCCAGCGTGCTGAAGGATGCCGCCAAGGTGGTGGTGGGCGACGCCAAGTCGGCGGAAAAGGCCTCCATGGCCGCCATCGCCGGCAAGGCCGACATCCGGGAAGTGGTGGCCGCCGTGGCCAACGCGGAAATGACCCTGGAAACCGTGGTCAACGTCCGCGACAAGGTGATCAACGCCTACAACGAAATCCTGCGCATGCCCATCTGA
- the flgC gene encoding flagellar basal body rod protein FlgC, whose product MDELSKSTQTAISGMKVQSQRLRLISENLANADSLAQTPEGLPYRRKVMTFKNELDRATGVATVKVDKVRGDSSEFQRRYDPKHPAADRDGYVLAPNVNPLIEMMDMREAQRSYEANMNVINTSRSLLSRTIEMLR is encoded by the coding sequence ATGGACGAACTGAGCAAAAGTACGCAGACCGCCATTTCGGGCATGAAGGTGCAGTCCCAGCGCCTGCGCCTGATCTCGGAGAATCTGGCCAACGCCGATTCGCTGGCCCAGACTCCCGAGGGGCTGCCCTATCGCCGCAAGGTGATGACCTTCAAGAACGAGCTGGACCGCGCCACGGGCGTGGCCACGGTCAAGGTGGACAAGGTCCGGGGCGATTCGTCGGAATTCCAGCGCCGCTACGACCCCAAGCATCCGGCCGCCGATCGCGACGGCTACGTGCTGGCGCCCAACGTCAATCCGCTGATCGAGATGATGGACATGCGCGAGGCCCAGCGCAGCTACGAGGCCAACATGAACGTCATCAACACCTCCCGCTCGCTGCTGAGCCGCACCATCGAGATGTTGCGCTAG
- the flgB gene encoding flagellar basal body rod protein FlgB — protein MYDDLGIFKMAKAQMDWIAQRQEVLAGNIANANTPRYLPKDIKPLNFKEVLAGTSQPEVGAAATNAKHIVPEMAPSPFKAVTQRRTYESTPDGNAVILEEQMAKMGEANSRYNAAASLFQKYQKMIKTASGSR, from the coding sequence ATGTACGACGATCTCGGCATTTTCAAGATGGCCAAGGCTCAGATGGACTGGATCGCCCAGCGCCAGGAGGTGCTGGCCGGCAACATCGCCAACGCCAACACGCCGCGCTACCTGCCCAAGGACATCAAGCCGCTGAACTTCAAGGAGGTCCTGGCCGGAACCTCCCAGCCCGAGGTCGGCGCCGCCGCCACCAACGCCAAGCACATTGTGCCCGAGATGGCGCCCAGCCCGTTCAAGGCCGTGACCCAGCGCCGCACCTACGAATCCACGCCCGACGGCAACGCCGTCATCCTGGAAGAGCAGATGGCCAAGATGGGCGAGGCCAATTCCCGCTACAACGCCGCCGCCTCGCTGTTCCAGAAGTACCAGAAGATGATCAAGACCGCCTCCGGCAGCCGGTAA
- a CDS encoding EscU/YscU/HrcU family type III secretion system export apparatus switch protein, with protein sequence MGNRDIWDEEAESERAKAAAQPRRRQVAVALADDPDNPGMPTVTASGRGAVAEQILQLAFAHGVKVRTDPDLAEVLAAVEVDTVIPVEAFVAVAEILAYVYRANAAMGATAAPGGSA encoded by the coding sequence ATGGGCAACAGGGACATTTGGGACGAAGAGGCGGAGAGCGAGCGGGCCAAGGCCGCCGCCCAACCCCGGCGCCGTCAGGTCGCCGTGGCGCTGGCCGACGACCCCGACAATCCCGGCATGCCCACCGTCACCGCCTCGGGTCGCGGCGCGGTGGCCGAACAGATTCTGCAACTGGCCTTCGCCCATGGGGTGAAGGTCCGCACCGATCCCGATCTGGCCGAGGTGCTGGCCGCCGTCGAGGTGGACACCGTCATTCCGGTGGAGGCCTTCGTCGCCGTGGCCGAGATCCTGGCCTATGTCTACCGCGCCAACGCCGCCATGGGCGCGACGGCGGCTCCGGGAGGCAGCGCATGA
- a CDS encoding flagellar biosynthetic protein FliO produces MDSANYLRFILSLVAVLGLIFAVVWVVRSRLPGVMAGRNATGRRLGIVESLTLDVKHRLVLVRRDDREHLLVLGGAQPVVVEADCPRAAFALSKPEASWPDAPKPETGS; encoded by the coding sequence ATGGATTCAGCCAATTACCTGCGCTTCATCCTGTCGCTCGTGGCGGTGCTGGGACTGATCTTCGCCGTGGTTTGGGTGGTGCGGAGCCGCCTGCCCGGCGTCATGGCCGGCCGCAACGCCACCGGACGGCGCCTCGGCATCGTCGAATCCTTGACCCTGGACGTGAAACATCGTCTTGTCCTGGTGCGCCGCGACGACCGCGAGCATCTGCTGGTCCTGGGCGGTGCGCAGCCCGTGGTGGTGGAGGCCGATTGTCCCCGGGCCGCCTTCGCCCTGTCCAAGCCCGAGGCCTCGTGGCCCGACGCCCCCAAGCCGGAGACCGGATCATGA